A single window of Bradyrhizobium daqingense DNA harbors:
- a CDS encoding c-type cytochrome, translated as MLKMTSHKTAATIAAVAVLSVALAATARADDATGNSMQAQIDHGKSTYASKCSHCHGPNLMNSGTVTPDLRAIPDDKTRFVTVVKNGKNNKMPPWADILSDDEIGNLWAFVSSRRKP; from the coding sequence ATGCTGAAGATGACTTCTCACAAGACGGCGGCGACGATCGCCGCCGTCGCGGTGCTGTCGGTCGCGCTTGCGGCGACCGCTCGCGCCGATGACGCTACCGGCAATTCCATGCAGGCGCAGATCGATCATGGCAAGTCGACCTACGCCTCTAAATGCTCGCACTGCCATGGCCCCAATCTGATGAACTCCGGCACCGTTACGCCGGACCTGCGCGCCATTCCCGACGACAAGACACGCTTCGTCACCGTTGTGAAGAACGGCAAGAACAACAAGATGCCGCCCTGGGCGGACATTCTCAGCGACGACGAAATCGGGAACCTCTGGGCCTTCGTCTCCAGCCGGAGAAAGCCATGA
- a CDS encoding substrate-binding periplasmic protein, whose protein sequence is MRRCLAAWSAAVILSAAPLVAHAAENPLRICLDKDRPPLSVHQKGKADAGFDVLLAQAVAERLRRPLAIQWFESRLDEDSSPQLEANALLSDGRCALVGGYALTTDSLVKPGMKTARLPDFVGATRDDRRRRVELGTLAPSQPYVYSPMAVVLGPKAKGRKIGDIGDLAGLRLVIESGSLGDAILMTFDKGRLIDDITHLVPGRDDLLGALERGDHDATLIDLARFDAHRAAHPDTAVTASGYYYPIGANRGYVGLAGDPALIEAVNKALTALAAEGKIAELGKQAGLTYLPPREPAILGDVWMKIIQR, encoded by the coding sequence ATGAGACGCTGCCTCGCCGCCTGGAGCGCAGCCGTGATCCTCTCGGCGGCGCCACTTGTCGCGCACGCGGCCGAGAATCCGCTGAGAATCTGCCTCGACAAAGACCGGCCGCCACTGTCGGTGCATCAAAAGGGCAAGGCGGATGCGGGCTTCGACGTGCTGCTGGCGCAGGCGGTCGCCGAGCGCCTGCGTCGGCCGCTGGCGATCCAGTGGTTCGAGAGCAGGCTCGATGAAGATTCCAGCCCGCAGCTCGAGGCCAACGCATTGCTCTCGGACGGGCGCTGCGCGCTGGTCGGCGGCTATGCGCTGACGACCGATTCCCTGGTCAAGCCCGGCATGAAGACAGCGCGCCTGCCGGATTTCGTCGGGGCCACGCGTGACGACAGGCGGCGGCGCGTCGAACTTGGCACGCTCGCGCCCAGTCAGCCCTATGTTTACTCGCCGATGGCGGTGGTGCTCGGGCCGAAAGCGAAGGGCCGCAAGATCGGCGACATCGGCGATCTCGCCGGCCTTCGCCTCGTCATCGAAAGCGGCTCGCTCGGCGATGCCATCCTGATGACCTTCGACAAGGGACGCCTGATCGACGACATCACCCATCTCGTCCCCGGTCGCGACGACCTCCTCGGCGCGCTCGAGCGCGGCGACCACGATGCAACGCTGATCGACCTAGCGCGCTTCGATGCCCATCGCGCCGCCCACCCCGATACGGCAGTCACCGCCTCCGGCTACTATTATCCGATCGGCGCCAATCGAGGCTATGTCGGGCTTGCCGGCGATCCCGCTTTGATCGAGGCCGTGAACAAGGCACTGACGGCGCTCGCCGCGGAAGGCAAGATCGCCGAACTCGGCAAGCAGGCCGGCCTCACCTATCTGCCGCCGCGCGAGCCTGCGATCCTCGGCGATGTCTGGATGAAGATCATTCAGCGGTGA
- a CDS encoding FUSC family protein produces MLTALAGFLAVAVTRQGEGFRTLGNWVFIPAVYLACEVREGASAADALRHAGIILLSSPIALALVCAIRIYDRRREDGDAAPFGPPAAEWLLPASATAMAVFAAAALVEMLDLAQGQWVMWSAASVIVGDLSASTGKLKQRAVGALVGVPLGLLAGIALPQSRIGYALAVLAATLTLISFSRYVVGFGLRCFFIALAASFAGGASGIAEERIANVLIGGAFGLVAVALTDIVWLRIVRKARPPI; encoded by the coding sequence GTGCTGACGGCGCTCGCCGGCTTCCTTGCCGTGGCCGTGACACGCCAAGGCGAAGGTTTCCGCACGCTCGGCAACTGGGTGTTCATCCCCGCCGTCTATCTCGCCTGCGAGGTGCGGGAGGGCGCGAGTGCCGCGGATGCATTGCGTCATGCCGGCATCATCCTTCTGTCCTCGCCGATCGCACTGGCGCTGGTCTGCGCCATCCGGATCTATGACCGGCGGCGAGAGGACGGTGATGCGGCCCCGTTCGGGCCGCCCGCGGCCGAGTGGCTTCTGCCCGCGAGCGCGACCGCCATGGCGGTCTTCGCCGCGGCGGCGCTGGTCGAGATGCTCGACCTCGCCCAGGGGCAATGGGTGATGTGGTCGGCCGCAAGCGTGATCGTGGGTGACCTCTCCGCCTCGACCGGCAAGCTGAAGCAGCGCGCGGTCGGCGCGCTCGTCGGCGTGCCGCTCGGCCTCCTCGCCGGCATCGCGCTGCCGCAAAGTCGGATCGGCTACGCGCTCGCGGTGCTTGCGGCCACCCTCACCCTGATCTCGTTCTCTCGCTACGTCGTCGGTTTCGGCCTGCGCTGCTTCTTCATCGCCCTCGCGGCCTCCTTTGCCGGGGGCGCAAGCGGCATCGCGGAGGAACGCATCGCCAATGTGCTGATCGGCGGCGCGTTCGGTCTCGTCGCGGTGGCCCTGACCGACATCGTGTGGCTGCGCATCGTGCGGAAGGCGCGGCCCCCGATATGA
- a CDS encoding Bug family tripartite tricarboxylate transporter substrate binding protein, whose translation MSAKLDRRRFVAAGTTALAMPFVSRGASAQAAWPSRQIRMICSYPAGGQTDLLARAFGEFISKQVGKTVVVENKPGASGAIGTAEVARAEPDGHTILCSISTTYIMNRVVVKNPGYDMDRDLTLVSVIPGAGLLLVANPKTGVKTLEDFVAFARKSGKVNFGTYSAGSAPHMTINELNKQYGLNIEPVHYRGEAPMWTGMLEGTLDAAMGSYTAAQSVLQSDRGTVFAVHSKKVGAIPDIKTLPEQGATSKFFTVSGFSGWAVPKATPQPIVDRLADLCVAANNDPKVKEVLATFVLEPAIGFKETNELYQRELPIWIESAKSLGLEPA comes from the coding sequence ATGTCCGCAAAACTCGATCGCCGCCGCTTCGTCGCTGCCGGTACAACCGCACTCGCGATGCCTTTCGTCTCACGCGGCGCTTCGGCGCAAGCCGCGTGGCCCTCGCGGCAGATCCGCATGATTTGCAGCTACCCGGCCGGCGGACAGACCGACCTCCTGGCGCGCGCCTTTGGCGAATTCATCTCCAAGCAGGTCGGCAAGACCGTCGTCGTCGAGAACAAGCCCGGGGCCTCCGGCGCGATCGGCACGGCGGAAGTCGCCCGTGCGGAGCCCGACGGCCACACCATCCTATGTTCGATTTCGACCACCTACATCATGAACCGCGTGGTGGTGAAGAATCCGGGCTATGACATGGACCGGGATCTAACCCTCGTCAGCGTCATTCCCGGCGCCGGCCTCCTGCTGGTCGCGAACCCGAAAACCGGCGTCAAGACGCTGGAGGATTTCGTCGCCTTCGCGCGCAAGAGCGGCAAGGTCAATTTCGGCACCTACAGTGCCGGGTCCGCCCCGCACATGACGATCAATGAGCTCAACAAGCAATATGGCCTCAACATCGAGCCGGTTCACTATCGCGGCGAAGCCCCGATGTGGACGGGAATGCTGGAAGGCACCCTCGATGCGGCAATGGGCAGCTATACGGCCGCGCAATCCGTTCTGCAAAGCGATCGGGGCACCGTGTTCGCCGTGCATTCCAAGAAGGTCGGCGCCATCCCCGATATCAAGACGCTTCCCGAGCAAGGCGCGACGTCGAAATTCTTCACCGTGAGCGGCTTCTCGGGCTGGGCGGTGCCGAAGGCGACGCCGCAGCCGATCGTCGACCGGCTGGCCGATCTCTGCGTCGCCGCCAACAACGATCCGAAAGTGAAGGAGGTTCTCGCCACTTTCGTGCTGGAGCCTGCGATCGGATTCAAGGAAACCAACGAGCTGTATCAGCGCGAGCTGCCGATCTGGATCGAGAGCGCAAAGTCGCTCGGTCTCGAGCCGGCCTGA
- a CDS encoding helix-turn-helix domain-containing protein, which produces MSDTIHTLSTTGMTPKRQIQSWIDGLTSLCGHFDVDPLEASSLEGRIDYTTVSRLKLCQIEVSQHRIAHTLARAKANEHPYIKIHFQTYGVSYFEQEGRHIEINPGDIIAYDVSCPHSIISPAFTRHDVVIVPKALLRDRGFPSQRMPACKLSAKTGTGRIAHDFVHATFDEAAKLSANSAVGVADSLIDLLLLPLREADTMFDRVGPEAMYVRAQFFIREHLRDPDLCIDQISAELGCSKRYLHMLFSERGTTVSDYIWQARLQNCRQELEAHAGKTITDVAFSWGFSSSSHFSRVFRKYFGVVPSSIHKAQQGAASSNEH; this is translated from the coding sequence ATGTCCGACACAATTCATACGCTCTCGACGACCGGAATGACGCCGAAGCGCCAGATCCAGAGTTGGATCGACGGGCTGACGAGCCTGTGTGGGCATTTCGACGTCGATCCGCTGGAGGCGTCTTCCCTCGAGGGGCGTATCGACTACACGACGGTCTCGCGCCTGAAGCTCTGCCAGATCGAGGTCAGCCAACATCGCATCGCGCACACGCTGGCGCGGGCGAAGGCCAATGAACACCCTTACATCAAGATCCACTTCCAGACCTACGGCGTGTCCTATTTCGAGCAGGAAGGCCGCCACATCGAAATCAATCCGGGCGACATCATCGCCTATGACGTCTCCTGCCCGCATTCGATCATCAGTCCCGCCTTCACGCGTCACGACGTCGTGATCGTGCCGAAGGCGCTGCTGCGAGACCGAGGATTCCCGTCGCAGCGGATGCCGGCGTGCAAATTGTCGGCGAAGACCGGGACGGGCCGGATCGCCCATGATTTCGTCCACGCCACCTTCGACGAGGCGGCAAAACTCTCGGCGAACAGCGCGGTGGGCGTTGCCGATTCGCTGATCGACCTCCTGCTGCTGCCGTTGCGCGAGGCCGACACGATGTTCGATCGTGTCGGGCCGGAGGCGATGTATGTGCGTGCGCAGTTCTTCATCCGCGAGCACCTGCGCGATCCGGATCTGTGCATCGACCAGATCTCGGCCGAGCTCGGCTGCTCCAAGCGCTATCTGCACATGCTGTTCTCCGAGCGCGGCACCACGGTGAGCGACTACATCTGGCAGGCGCGCTTGCAGAATTGTCGTCAGGAATTAGAGGCTCACGCCGGCAAGACCATCACCGACGTCGCGTTCTCCTGGGGCTTCTCCAGCTCATCGCATTTCAGCCGCGTATTCCGGAAATATTTCGGCGTGGTGCCGTCCTCGATTCACAAGGCGCAGCAGGGCGCAGCGAGCTCGAACGAGCATTAG
- the xoxF5 gene encoding lanthanide-dependent methanol dehydrogenase XoxF5 codes for MRKVLLATCLGSAAALAVGSASANDELIKMSQNPKDWVMPAGDYANTRYSKLNQINAQNVGKLQVAWTFSTGVLRGHEGGPLIIGNMMYVHTPFPNKVYAIDLSQENKIVWKYEPKQDPNVIPVMCCDTVNRGLSYGDGKIILHQADTNLVALDAKTGQVAWSATNGNPAKGETGTSSALVVKDKVLVGISGGEFGVQCHVTAYDLKSGKQVWRAYSTGPDDQIKVDPAKTMSLGKPVGPDSSLKSWQGDQWKIGGGCTWGWISYDPALNLVYYGSGNPSTWNPKQRPGDNKWSMAIFARDADTGMAKWVYQMTPHDEWDYDGVNEMILSDQQINGQNRKLLTHFDRNGLAYTMDRESGELLVAEKYDPKVNWTSGVDMDKNSPTYGRPKVVAQYSTEHGGEDKNTKGICPAALGTKDQQPAAYSPDTQLFYVPTNHVCMDYEPFKVSYTAGQPYVGATLSMYPPQGESHMGNFIAWDNKTGKIVWSNKEQFSVWSGALATAGGVVFYGTLEGYLKAVDAKSGKELYKFKTPSGIIGNVTTYENNGKQYIAILSGVGGWAGIGLAAGLTDPTAGLGAVGGYAALSNYTALGGTLTVFSLPN; via the coding sequence ATGCGCAAGGTGCTACTGGCGACCTGTCTTGGTTCGGCGGCGGCTCTCGCCGTCGGCAGCGCTTCAGCCAATGACGAGTTGATCAAGATGTCGCAGAACCCGAAAGACTGGGTGATGCCGGCGGGCGACTACGCCAATACCCGCTATTCGAAGCTAAACCAAATCAACGCACAGAATGTCGGGAAACTCCAAGTTGCCTGGACCTTCTCGACCGGCGTGCTGCGTGGCCACGAAGGCGGCCCGCTGATCATCGGCAACATGATGTACGTCCACACGCCGTTCCCGAACAAGGTCTACGCCATTGACCTTTCGCAGGAGAACAAGATCGTTTGGAAATACGAGCCCAAGCAGGATCCTAACGTCATCCCAGTCATGTGCTGCGATACCGTCAACCGCGGCTTGTCCTATGGCGACGGCAAGATCATCCTGCATCAGGCCGACACCAATCTGGTGGCGCTGGACGCGAAGACCGGTCAGGTGGCCTGGTCAGCCACCAACGGCAATCCGGCAAAGGGCGAAACCGGTACGTCTTCCGCGTTGGTCGTCAAGGACAAGGTCCTGGTCGGCATCTCCGGCGGCGAATTCGGCGTGCAGTGCCATGTCACCGCATACGACCTCAAATCCGGCAAGCAGGTCTGGCGCGCCTATTCCACAGGTCCGGACGATCAGATCAAGGTCGATCCCGCCAAGACGATGTCGCTCGGCAAACCAGTCGGCCCGGACTCTTCGTTGAAGAGCTGGCAGGGCGATCAGTGGAAGATCGGCGGCGGCTGCACCTGGGGCTGGATCTCCTACGATCCCGCTCTGAACCTCGTCTATTACGGGTCGGGCAATCCTTCGACCTGGAATCCGAAGCAGCGTCCCGGCGACAACAAATGGTCGATGGCGATCTTCGCACGCGATGCCGACACCGGCATGGCGAAGTGGGTCTACCAGATGACGCCCCACGACGAATGGGACTATGACGGCGTGAACGAAATGATCCTCAGCGACCAGCAGATCAACGGTCAGAACCGCAAGCTGCTGACGCACTTCGACCGCAACGGTCTCGCCTACACCATGGACCGTGAGAGCGGCGAACTTTTAGTTGCCGAGAAGTACGATCCCAAAGTGAACTGGACGAGCGGCGTCGACATGGACAAGAACTCGCCGACCTATGGCCGTCCCAAGGTCGTCGCACAATACTCGACCGAGCACGGCGGAGAGGACAAGAACACGAAGGGCATCTGCCCGGCCGCGCTCGGCACCAAGGACCAGCAGCCGGCGGCCTACTCGCCGGACACTCAGCTGTTCTACGTTCCGACCAACCACGTCTGCATGGACTACGAGCCGTTCAAGGTGAGCTACACCGCAGGCCAGCCCTATGTAGGGGCGACGCTTTCGATGTACCCGCCCCAGGGTGAAAGCCACATGGGCAACTTCATCGCCTGGGACAACAAGACCGGCAAGATCGTCTGGTCGAACAAGGAGCAGTTCTCGGTCTGGTCGGGTGCGCTCGCAACGGCAGGCGGCGTGGTGTTCTACGGCACGCTCGAAGGCTACCTGAAGGCGGTCGATGCCAAGTCCGGCAAGGAGCTCTACAAGTTCAAGACTCCCTCCGGCATCATCGGCAACGTCACCACCTATGAGAATAATGGCAAGCAGTACATCGCCATCCTCTCCGGCGTGGGTGGCTGGGCCGGCATCGGTCTGGCGGCAGGTCTGACCGATCCGACCGCCGGTCTCGGCGCCGTCGGCGGCTACGCGGCCCTCAGCAACTACACGGCGCTCGGCGGCACGCTGACCGTGTTCTCGCTGCCGAACTAG
- a CDS encoding c-type cytochrome, methanol metabolism-related: protein MIFVASGGTAVAEGPGDPAAVKKEDDGKWLDKDGNPTYKISADGTVDWFTYSGYRRYHSDCHVCHGPDGMGSTYAPALKDSVKSMSYGDFLGVVASGRKNMSAGQENVMPAFGDNPNVACYMDDLYVYLRARSTEALGRQRPAKKEDKAEAYTKAEDACMGNK, encoded by the coding sequence ATGATCTTCGTTGCGTCCGGAGGAACCGCGGTCGCAGAGGGTCCGGGCGACCCGGCCGCTGTGAAGAAGGAAGACGACGGAAAGTGGCTCGATAAGGACGGAAACCCGACCTACAAGATTTCGGCCGACGGCACCGTGGACTGGTTCACTTATTCCGGATACCGCCGTTACCATTCCGACTGCCACGTCTGCCATGGCCCGGACGGCATGGGCTCCACCTACGCGCCGGCGCTGAAGGATTCCGTCAAGAGCATGAGCTATGGCGACTTCCTCGGCGTGGTCGCGTCCGGTCGCAAGAACATGTCGGCGGGGCAGGAAAACGTCATGCCGGCCTTCGGCGACAACCCGAACGTCGCCTGCTACATGGACGATCTCTACGTCTATTTGCGCGCCCGCTCCACCGAAGCCTTGGGCCGGCAGCGTCCCGCCAAGAAGGAAGACAAGGCAGAGGCCTACACCAAGGCCGAAGACGCCTGCATGGGCAACAAATGA
- a CDS encoding S-(hydroxymethyl)glutathione dehydrogenase/class III alcohol dehydrogenase translates to MKTRAAVAFEAKKPLEIVEVDLEGPKSGEVLVEIKATGICHTDAYTLDGFDSEGIFPSILGHEGAGIIREIGPGVTSVKPGDHVIPLYTPECRQCKSCLSQKTNLCTAIRATQGKGVMPDGTSRFSYKGKPIYHYMGCSTFSNFTVLPEIAVAKIREDAPFDKSCYIGCGVTTGVGAVVNTAKVEPGSNVVVFGLGGIGLNVIQGAKMAGADKIIGVDINDSKEDWGKRFGMTHFVNPKKVTGDIVQHLVGLTDGGADYTFDCTGNTTVMRQALEACHRGWGTSIIIGVAEAGKEIATRPFQLVTGRNWRGTAFGGARGRTDVPKIVDWYMNGKIQIDPMITHVLKLDEINKGFDLMHEGKSIRSVVVF, encoded by the coding sequence ATGAAGACACGCGCCGCCGTCGCTTTCGAAGCCAAGAAGCCGCTCGAGATCGTCGAGGTCGACCTGGAAGGTCCGAAGTCCGGCGAAGTCCTGGTTGAGATCAAGGCCACGGGCATCTGCCATACCGACGCCTATACGCTCGACGGCTTCGACAGCGAAGGCATCTTCCCATCCATCCTGGGCCATGAAGGCGCCGGCATCATCCGGGAGATCGGTCCCGGCGTGACCTCGGTGAAGCCGGGCGACCACGTCATCCCGCTCTACACGCCGGAATGCCGGCAGTGCAAAAGCTGCCTCAGCCAGAAGACCAATCTCTGCACCGCGATCCGCGCGACGCAAGGCAAGGGCGTGATGCCTGACGGCACCAGCCGGTTCTCCTACAAGGGCAAGCCGATCTACCACTACATGGGCTGCTCGACCTTCTCGAACTTCACCGTGCTGCCGGAGATCGCGGTCGCCAAGATCCGCGAGGACGCGCCGTTCGACAAGAGCTGCTACATCGGATGCGGCGTGACCACCGGCGTCGGCGCCGTCGTCAACACTGCGAAGGTCGAGCCGGGCTCCAACGTGGTCGTGTTCGGCCTCGGCGGCATCGGGCTCAACGTGATCCAGGGTGCCAAGATGGCGGGCGCCGACAAGATCATCGGCGTCGACATCAACGATTCCAAGGAGGATTGGGGCAAGCGGTTCGGCATGACCCACTTCGTCAACCCGAAGAAGGTCACCGGCGACATCGTCCAGCACCTCGTCGGCCTCACCGACGGCGGCGCCGACTACACCTTCGACTGCACCGGCAACACCACGGTGATGCGCCAGGCGCTGGAAGCCTGCCATCGCGGCTGGGGCACCTCGATCATCATCGGCGTCGCCGAGGCCGGCAAGGAGATTGCAACCCGCCCGTTCCAGCTCGTCACCGGGCGCAACTGGCGCGGCACCGCCTTCGGCGGCGCGCGCGGACGCACGGACGTGCCGAAGATCGTCGACTGGTACATGAACGGGAAGATCCAGATCGATCCGATGATCACCCACGTGCTCAAGCTCGATGAGATCAACAAGGGATTTGACCTCATGCACGAGGGCAAATCCATCCGTTCCGTCGTCGTGTTCTAG
- the gfa gene encoding S-(hydroxymethyl)glutathione synthase translates to MTVALHPSIDNGLKQGSGSFAGGTLVCKCSDHPVKVGIKGDVAHNHACGCTKCWKPQGATFSVVAVVPRQNVSVLENGDKLEIVDASAVIQRYACKACGTHMYGRIENKGHPFYGLDFIHPELFQEQGSQAPQFAAFVSSVIESGVKPEQMAGIRSRLKEIGLEPYDCLSPALMDAIATHVAKAKAA, encoded by the coding sequence ATGACTGTTGCACTCCATCCATCGATCGACAACGGCCTCAAACAGGGCAGCGGCAGCTTCGCTGGCGGCACGCTGGTCTGCAAATGCTCGGACCATCCGGTCAAGGTCGGCATCAAGGGCGACGTCGCGCACAACCACGCTTGTGGCTGCACCAAGTGCTGGAAGCCGCAAGGCGCGACCTTCTCGGTCGTCGCCGTGGTGCCGCGTCAGAACGTCTCGGTGCTCGAGAACGGCGACAAGCTTGAGATCGTCGATGCGTCCGCGGTGATCCAGCGCTATGCCTGCAAGGCCTGCGGCACGCACATGTATGGCCGCATCGAGAACAAGGGCCATCCGTTCTACGGCCTCGACTTCATCCATCCCGAGTTGTTCCAGGAGCAGGGCTCGCAGGCGCCGCAATTCGCCGCCTTCGTCTCCTCGGTGATCGAATCGGGCGTCAAGCCGGAGCAAATGGCGGGCATCCGTTCGCGGCTGAAGGAGATCGGGCTGGAGCCCTATGACTGCCTGTCGCCGGCACTGATGGACGCGATCGCGACCCACGTGGCAAAAGCCAAGGCCGCCTAG
- a CDS encoding (2Fe-2S)-binding protein, translated as MIKVKINGQEQSWDGDPDLPLLWFLRDEAGLTGTKYGCGQALCGACTVIVDKQAVRACITSVNDVAGREVTTIEGLHPTGDHPVQKAWRQVNVPQCGFCQAGQIMQAAALLMDNPKPSHDQIREGMAGNICRCGCYQRIENAVHLASTGV; from the coding sequence ATGATCAAGGTGAAGATCAACGGCCAGGAACAGAGCTGGGACGGCGACCCGGATCTCCCGCTACTCTGGTTCCTCCGTGACGAGGCCGGCCTGACCGGCACCAAATATGGCTGCGGCCAGGCCCTGTGCGGCGCCTGCACCGTCATCGTCGACAAGCAGGCCGTGCGCGCCTGCATCACGTCGGTCAACGACGTCGCCGGCCGCGAGGTCACCACGATCGAGGGGCTGCATCCGACTGGCGATCATCCGGTGCAAAAGGCTTGGCGGCAGGTGAACGTGCCTCAATGCGGGTTCTGCCAGGCGGGCCAGATCATGCAGGCCGCGGCCCTGCTGATGGACAACCCGAAACCCTCGCATGACCAGATCCGCGAAGGGATGGCCGGCAACATCTGCCGTTGCGGCTGCTACCAGCGCATCGAGAACGCCGTCCATCTCGCATCGACGGGAGTGTGA